One window of Gemmatimonas aurantiaca genomic DNA carries:
- a CDS encoding zinc ribbon domain-containing protein YjdM, whose amino-acid sequence MTDFPPCPACQSIYVYESGPLLVCPECAHEWTPESLATEPGAGTRVIKDANGNVLQDGDTVTVIKDLKVKGSSSVVKVGTKVKNIRLVDGDHDIDCRIDGIGAMKLKSEFVKKA is encoded by the coding sequence ATGACCGACTTTCCGCCGTGCCCCGCATGCCAGTCCATCTACGTGTACGAATCAGGTCCCCTGCTCGTCTGCCCCGAGTGCGCCCATGAATGGACGCCGGAGAGTCTCGCGACAGAGCCAGGGGCCGGGACCCGCGTCATCAAGGATGCCAACGGCAATGTCCTGCAGGACGGCGACACGGTCACGGTGATCAAGGATCTCAAGGTCAAGGGCTCGTCGTCTGTCGTGAAGGTCGGCACGAAAGTGAAGAACATCCGCCTCGTCGATGGCGACCACGACATCGACTGCCGTATCGACGGCATCGGTGCGATGAAGCTCAAGTCGGAATTCGTGAAGAAAGCCTGA
- a CDS encoding ABC-F family ATP-binding cassette domain-containing protein, translating to MTLLSVSNVGVSFGATELFKNITFTVAEGERWGIIGRNGAGKSTIFSLITGDRAPTVGSVARKPGMRHALLDQHRAFEGATTVWEAGAAAWREVIALEKHIAAQAVELGELGENVSDAFLERFGRDQERFADMGGYEYHARVDAVLQGLGFDAEESKTRLVSSLSGGERGRVGLAAQLIAPADLLLLDEPTNHLDLDTTTWLQEWLNEADETVIVVSHDRAFLDAICTHILHVEAKSSEWYKGNYSQFVPQRAERRLSRERELEKQRAYVKKEEEYIRRNIAGVNSFQAKGKRKRLERLPRLAPPVGDPAAMSLEFEVAERGGDQVIAVKDLRVEVPGRVLVEDFTAVLRRNDFVALVGPNGAGKSSFISTLIGDREPAGGEARIGGSITAAWFRQDLADLPLDKTMYDAIQDQRPLWSRGQVQNCLGAFGFSGDEVQREIRSLSGGERARMALALMTLSRANLLILDEPTNHLDVENIEALEDALDEYEGSVLLVSHDRAFLREVATRVWSFDGTRLRDFDGPFVEWEADRARRSATR from the coding sequence GTGACTCTTCTCTCCGTCTCCAACGTCGGCGTTTCTTTTGGCGCGACCGAACTGTTCAAGAACATCACCTTCACCGTCGCCGAGGGTGAACGGTGGGGCATCATCGGGCGGAACGGCGCGGGCAAGTCGACGATTTTCAGCCTCATCACGGGCGACCGTGCACCGACGGTAGGCAGTGTGGCCCGCAAGCCGGGAATGCGGCACGCGCTGCTCGATCAGCATCGCGCATTCGAAGGCGCGACGACCGTCTGGGAAGCCGGTGCGGCGGCATGGCGCGAGGTGATCGCGCTCGAAAAGCACATCGCGGCACAGGCCGTCGAGCTGGGTGAACTCGGCGAGAATGTCAGCGACGCCTTCCTCGAACGCTTCGGGCGGGATCAGGAACGGTTTGCCGACATGGGCGGCTACGAGTACCACGCCCGCGTCGATGCGGTGTTGCAGGGACTCGGTTTCGACGCCGAGGAGTCGAAGACCCGCCTCGTGTCCTCGCTCTCGGGCGGAGAACGCGGCCGCGTGGGGCTCGCGGCGCAGCTCATCGCGCCAGCCGATCTGTTGCTGCTCGACGAACCCACCAATCACCTCGATCTCGACACCACCACCTGGTTGCAGGAATGGCTCAACGAGGCGGACGAGACGGTCATCGTCGTATCACACGATCGTGCGTTCCTCGATGCCATCTGCACGCATATCCTGCACGTGGAAGCCAAATCGAGTGAGTGGTACAAGGGCAACTACAGTCAGTTCGTGCCGCAACGCGCCGAACGGCGTCTTTCGCGCGAGCGTGAACTGGAGAAGCAGCGCGCGTACGTGAAGAAGGAGGAGGAGTACATCCGGCGCAACATCGCGGGCGTCAATTCGTTCCAGGCCAAGGGCAAGCGCAAGCGCCTCGAGCGTCTGCCCCGCCTGGCGCCTCCGGTCGGCGACCCCGCCGCGATGTCGCTCGAGTTCGAGGTGGCGGAACGTGGTGGCGATCAGGTGATCGCCGTCAAGGATCTCCGCGTGGAAGTCCCCGGCCGTGTGCTCGTGGAAGACTTCACCGCCGTGCTCCGGCGCAACGACTTCGTCGCGCTCGTGGGACCGAACGGTGCCGGCAAGTCGTCCTTCATCTCCACGCTCATCGGTGATCGCGAACCGGCGGGAGGCGAGGCCCGCATCGGTGGGTCGATCACGGCGGCGTGGTTCCGGCAGGACCTCGCCGATCTGCCGCTCGACAAGACGATGTATGACGCGATCCAGGATCAGCGTCCTCTCTGGAGCCGGGGGCAGGTGCAGAACTGCCTCGGCGCCTTCGGATTCAGCGGCGACGAGGTGCAGCGCGAGATCAGATCATTGAGCGGTGGCGAGCGGGCCCGCATGGCGCTCGCGTTGATGACGCTGTCGCGCGCGAATCTGCTCATTCTCGACGAACCCACCAACCATCTCGACGTGGAGAACATCGAAGCCCTCGAAGACGCGCTCGATGAATACGAGGGCTCGGTGCTCCTGGTGAGTCACGACCGGGCGTTTCTGCGGGAAGTGGCCACGCGGGTCTGGTCGTTCGACGGCACGCGTCTCCGGGACTTCGACGGCCCGTTCGTGGAGTGGGAGGCCGATCGCGCGCGGCGCAGTGCCACCAGGTGA
- a CDS encoding creatininase family protein, giving the protein MKRTLMALLTIPLFAVNASAQQGAGGGGGAQAAQRQALANKPRTIEGINTVWLEELTQPEFRDLVKDGYTTVLIMTGGVENNDGNLSMNKHNINNRLLGEMLARKMGKTLVAPLVTLEPGNAGTNIQPGRAGPMLSQATYFALLYDMGNYLRSMGFKEIYYLGDSGGNGRGMQAAADSLTKVYAESPDRVYFKHVPEYYNHTSVVQPYIQNELKIPEGIKIGASTGTSGLHEELGIDATLALADPQSIRFEQRVKAGEAEINGIKFQSLAWLQDLGRKIADVRVKTTIDAINAYRATLPKR; this is encoded by the coding sequence ATGAAGAGAACGCTGATGGCGCTGTTGACGATCCCGCTGTTCGCAGTGAACGCCTCGGCACAGCAGGGAGCGGGCGGGGGCGGGGGAGCGCAGGCGGCCCAGCGGCAGGCGTTGGCCAACAAGCCCCGCACCATCGAGGGCATCAACACGGTGTGGCTCGAAGAGCTCACGCAGCCCGAGTTCCGCGACCTGGTCAAGGACGGCTACACGACCGTACTGATCATGACGGGAGGTGTCGAGAACAACGACGGCAACCTCTCGATGAACAAGCACAACATCAACAACCGGCTGCTGGGAGAGATGTTGGCCCGGAAGATGGGCAAAACGCTGGTGGCGCCGCTGGTCACGCTCGAACCCGGCAACGCCGGCACCAACATCCAGCCCGGCCGGGCGGGCCCGATGCTTTCGCAGGCCACCTACTTCGCGCTGCTCTACGACATGGGCAACTATCTGCGCAGCATGGGCTTCAAGGAGATCTACTATCTGGGCGACAGCGGCGGGAACGGACGCGGCATGCAGGCGGCGGCCGATTCGCTCACGAAGGTCTACGCCGAGAGCCCGGACAGGGTCTACTTCAAGCACGTCCCGGAGTACTACAACCACACCAGCGTGGTGCAGCCGTACATCCAGAACGAGCTCAAGATCCCTGAGGGCATCAAGATCGGCGCCAGCACCGGCACCAGCGGCCTGCACGAGGAACTCGGTATCGACGCCACGCTGGCACTCGCCGACCCGCAGTCGATCCGTTTCGAACAGCGCGTGAAGGCCGGTGAGGCGGAGATCAACGGCATCAAGTTCCAGTCGCTCGCCTGGCTGCAGGATCTGGGTCGCAAGATCGCCGATGTGCGCGTGAAGACCACGATCGACGCGATCAACGCCTATCGGGCGACGTTGCCGAAGCGGTAG
- a CDS encoding GrpB family protein, whose amino-acid sequence MPRVDIREYDPEWPRIFERIHAHVWPVVQHAAMRLEHVGSTSVPGLRAKPVIDACIVVASPRDIPYVVKALAGIGYTHRGNLGVPGREAFRHPESLPKHHLYASPRSSLSLKNHLGLRDYLRAHPDVALQYGDLKETLVRQFPEDIDRYSVGKTDFILGILQEIGFTDDELAEIRNINRMENPVRPVTP is encoded by the coding sequence ATGCCCAGAGTCGACATCAGGGAGTACGACCCCGAGTGGCCGCGCATCTTCGAGCGGATCCACGCGCACGTATGGCCCGTGGTGCAGCACGCGGCCATGCGCCTCGAACATGTGGGCAGCACCTCGGTCCCGGGGCTTCGTGCGAAGCCCGTCATCGACGCCTGCATCGTGGTGGCTTCACCGCGCGATATTCCCTACGTGGTGAAGGCCCTGGCCGGGATCGGCTACACCCATCGGGGCAATCTCGGCGTCCCTGGACGCGAAGCATTTCGGCACCCGGAGTCACTGCCGAAGCATCACCTCTACGCCAGCCCCCGGAGCAGCCTCTCCCTGAAGAACCACCTCGGCCTCCGCGACTATCTCCGGGCTCACCCGGACGTTGCCCTGCAATACGGCGACTTGAAGGAGACGTTGGTCAGGCAGTTCCCCGAGGACATCGACCGCTACAGCGTCGGGAAGACCGACTTCATTCTTGGCATTCTCCAGGAGATCGGCTTCACCGACGACGAACTTGCGGAGATCCGGAACATCAATCGGATGGAGAATCCCGTTCGGCCGGTCACGCCATGA
- the mgtA gene encoding magnesium-translocating P-type ATPase, which yields MQDALRAFWSIPTADVMSALQSSANGLTGDAAAERLARIGPNVLGERKRSDAPTLLLRQLTSPLVLLLVGAALLSFALHDPTDGVIILAIVGVSALLGFWQERGAAMVVEKLLATVAAQATVLRDGHEIEIAVDGLVPGDVVLLSAGSSIPADCLLLAEQDLFVNEAALTGESFPVDKTPGVKPADAPLAQRDNMLFLGTHVISGSGRAMVVRTGKSTEFGSIAARLRLRPTETDFEQGVRRFGYLLMEITLVLVIAIFGFNIYLHRPVLDSFLFALALAVGLTPQLLPAIISVNLASGARRMGEKGVIVKRLAAIENFGSMNVLCSDKTGTLTEGQARVHAALDATGNDSERVLLHAFVNASYQTAFGNPIDAAIRSHHVFPLDGWRKLDEVPYDFARKRLSVLAEHEGRAVLITKGALSNILDVCTFAEQADGPIPIAAAREGIERQYAKLSGDGYRTLGVAIRETASPGPIDRDSEHDMTFLGLLALEDPPKQGVETAVTALATLGVQLKMITGDNALVAARVGAQVGLPDPRVLSGADLLALSDDALPVIATETDIFAEVEPNQKERIIRALRKAGHVVGYMGDGINDAPALHAADVSISVQEAVDVAKEAADIVLLEPDLAVLEAGVREGRRTFANTLKYVFMATSANFGNMFSMAGASLLLPFLPLLPKQILLTNLLTDIPELTISSDQVDADWIERPRRWDIGFIRRFMLTFGLVSSAFDYLTFGVLLWLLRAGPAEFRTGWFVESVVSATLIVLVVRTRGSFLHSRPGRALLNTTFAVAAATLVIPYTPLGAAFGFVPLPPLFLGLMGVIVLGYVVSAEWAKRWFYRGMR from the coding sequence ATGCAAGACGCCCTGCGTGCATTCTGGAGCATCCCGACGGCCGACGTGATGTCGGCGCTGCAATCGTCGGCCAATGGTCTCACCGGGGACGCCGCAGCGGAGCGCCTGGCCCGGATCGGACCGAACGTGCTTGGCGAGCGCAAGCGTTCCGATGCCCCGACATTGCTGCTGCGACAGCTCACCAGCCCACTCGTCCTCCTGCTCGTCGGCGCGGCATTGCTTTCCTTCGCGCTGCACGACCCCACGGATGGGGTCATCATTCTGGCGATTGTCGGGGTGAGCGCTCTCCTCGGCTTCTGGCAGGAGCGTGGCGCCGCGATGGTGGTCGAGAAGCTGCTGGCCACCGTCGCGGCACAGGCCACCGTCCTGCGTGATGGGCACGAGATCGAGATCGCGGTGGACGGGTTGGTGCCGGGTGATGTGGTGCTGCTCTCCGCGGGCTCCAGCATTCCGGCGGACTGCCTCTTGCTCGCGGAGCAGGATCTGTTCGTGAACGAGGCCGCGCTCACGGGAGAGAGTTTTCCCGTGGACAAGACGCCCGGGGTGAAGCCGGCGGATGCACCGCTCGCGCAGCGTGACAACATGCTCTTTCTGGGAACACACGTGATCAGCGGCAGTGGACGAGCCATGGTCGTGCGTACCGGAAAGTCGACCGAATTCGGATCGATCGCCGCGCGGTTGCGCCTGCGTCCGACGGAAACCGATTTCGAGCAGGGCGTGCGCCGCTTCGGTTACCTGCTGATGGAGATCACGTTGGTGCTGGTGATCGCCATTTTCGGGTTCAACATCTATCTGCACCGACCGGTACTCGACTCCTTCCTGTTCGCATTGGCGCTCGCGGTGGGACTCACGCCGCAATTGCTGCCGGCCATCATCAGTGTGAATCTGGCGAGCGGCGCCCGCCGGATGGGTGAGAAGGGCGTCATCGTCAAACGACTGGCCGCCATCGAGAACTTCGGCAGCATGAATGTGCTCTGCTCCGACAAGACGGGCACGCTCACCGAAGGCCAGGCGCGTGTGCACGCCGCGCTCGATGCGACAGGAAACGACAGCGAACGGGTGCTGCTGCATGCCTTCGTGAACGCCTCCTATCAGACCGCTTTCGGCAATCCGATCGATGCGGCCATCCGGAGCCATCACGTCTTCCCGCTCGACGGCTGGCGCAAGCTCGATGAAGTTCCCTACGACTTCGCGCGCAAGCGTCTGAGCGTGCTTGCCGAGCACGAGGGGCGCGCGGTGCTGATCACGAAGGGCGCGCTGAGCAACATTCTCGACGTATGCACGTTCGCCGAACAGGCGGACGGCCCGATTCCCATCGCCGCCGCGCGCGAGGGAATCGAACGGCAGTATGCGAAGCTGAGTGGCGACGGGTATCGCACGCTCGGCGTTGCCATACGCGAGACCGCGTCGCCCGGTCCCATCGACCGCGACTCGGAACACGACATGACCTTCCTGGGACTTCTCGCCCTCGAAGACCCGCCCAAGCAGGGTGTCGAGACGGCCGTGACCGCACTGGCCACGCTGGGCGTGCAGTTGAAGATGATCACCGGGGACAATGCATTGGTTGCTGCCCGCGTGGGCGCACAGGTCGGTCTGCCCGACCCCCGGGTTCTGAGCGGCGCCGATCTCCTCGCACTGAGCGACGATGCCTTGCCGGTCATCGCGACGGAGACGGATATCTTCGCCGAGGTCGAGCCCAATCAGAAGGAGCGGATCATCCGTGCGCTGCGCAAGGCCGGACATGTGGTGGGCTACATGGGCGACGGGATCAACGATGCCCCGGCGCTGCATGCGGCTGATGTCTCCATTTCGGTGCAGGAAGCCGTGGACGTCGCGAAGGAAGCGGCCGACATCGTGCTCCTCGAGCCGGATCTTGCCGTGCTGGAGGCTGGGGTGCGTGAGGGACGGCGGACGTTTGCCAACACGCTCAAATACGTGTTCATGGCCACCAGTGCCAATTTCGGCAATATGTTCAGTATGGCGGGCGCTTCGCTCCTGCTGCCGTTTCTGCCGCTGCTGCCCAAGCAGATTCTGCTGACCAATCTGCTCACCGACATTCCGGAGTTGACCATCTCCTCGGATCAGGTGGACGCCGACTGGATCGAACGGCCGCGTCGCTGGGACATCGGTTTCATTCGCCGATTCATGCTCACGTTCGGGCTCGTCAGCTCCGCGTTCGACTACCTGACGTTCGGCGTGCTGCTCTGGCTGCTGCGTGCCGGCCCGGCGGAATTCCGGACCGGATGGTTCGTCGAGTCCGTTGTCTCGGCGACCCTGATCGTGCTCGTGGTGCGCACACGCGGCAGTTTTCTTCACAGCCGGCCGGGACGCGCGTTGTTGAACACGACGTTCGCGGTGGCCGCTGCAACGCTGGTGATTCCCTACACCCCGCTCGGTGCGGCTTTCGGCTTCGTGCCACTGCCCCCGCTTTTCCTGGGACTGATGGGAGTGATCGTCCTGGGCTACGTGGTGAGCGCAGAATGGGCGAAACGCTGGTTCTACCGCGGCATGCGATAG
- a CDS encoding HIT family protein, translating to MTTLVHASCAFCDILSGRLPATIVAEDALTIALLDLRQFHPGHVLVIPRQHVSDIRTADDAVAAAVMRMVARVARAVDRCFPSDGLSVWHSAGAGANQEVPHLHVHVHPRWTGDELLRIYPHAPEYPDRTTLNEWGVRLTQALHDPEATTDDRP from the coding sequence ATGACAACCTTGGTCCATGCCTCCTGCGCATTCTGCGACATCCTCTCCGGTCGCCTGCCCGCGACCATCGTCGCGGAGGATGCGCTGACCATCGCGTTGCTGGATCTCCGGCAATTCCACCCGGGCCACGTCCTGGTCATTCCCCGGCAACATGTGAGCGACATACGCACGGCGGACGACGCCGTGGCCGCCGCGGTCATGCGCATGGTGGCCCGTGTCGCACGTGCGGTGGATCGCTGTTTCCCCTCCGATGGTCTCAGTGTCTGGCATTCCGCCGGCGCCGGCGCCAATCAGGAAGTTCCGCATCTCCATGTGCACGTGCATCCCCGATGGACCGGCGATGAACTGCTTCGCATCTATCCGCACGCACCCGAATATCCCGATCGCACGACGTTGAACGAGTGGGGCGTGCGACTCACGCAGGCGTTGCACGATCCCGAAGCGACGACCGACGACAGACCCTGA
- a CDS encoding helix-turn-helix domain-containing protein: MAPFTIAALLYDGVNALDVAGPLEAFAAAHPEGSAAPGYTVDVWSLGTLDIRSESGLALRANRRAPEQPHADLLLIPGGPGVREPRTLQALGDWLRRHHGAFARIVSVCTGAYAIAESGIANGRTLTTHWAHADDLRRRYPRVRVQSDALYTQDGTLYSSGGVTAGIDLALAIIERDLGVRTAMIAARELVVFLRRTGTQAQFSEPLRLQAIDDDGLQDVCLWATNHLEADLSVEALANRTNMSPRQFARRFRAAVGMTPGRFIMRLRLDRARTALAGGRVSIKRVAGSAGFQSVDGFRRAFERELGVSPSEYQQRFANRKPR, encoded by the coding sequence ATGGCACCATTCACCATCGCGGCGCTGCTCTACGACGGCGTGAATGCGCTCGATGTCGCAGGCCCGCTCGAAGCGTTCGCGGCGGCCCATCCGGAAGGCTCCGCCGCTCCCGGCTATACCGTCGACGTGTGGAGTCTGGGCACGCTCGACATACGGTCGGAGTCCGGACTGGCGCTCCGTGCCAACCGACGCGCGCCTGAGCAACCGCACGCGGATCTGCTCCTCATACCCGGAGGTCCGGGCGTGCGGGAACCGCGCACACTCCAGGCACTGGGCGACTGGCTGCGTCGTCATCATGGTGCATTTGCGCGCATCGTCAGCGTGTGCACGGGTGCCTATGCGATCGCCGAATCCGGTATCGCCAACGGCCGCACACTCACGACGCACTGGGCGCACGCGGACGATCTCCGGCGTCGTTATCCCAGAGTGCGCGTCCAATCGGATGCCCTGTACACGCAGGACGGCACCCTGTACTCCTCGGGCGGCGTCACGGCCGGTATCGATCTCGCTCTCGCCATCATCGAACGGGATCTGGGTGTGCGCACCGCCATGATCGCGGCGCGGGAACTGGTGGTCTTTCTGAGACGCACCGGCACCCAGGCGCAGTTTTCCGAACCGCTCCGCCTGCAGGCCATCGACGATGACGGACTGCAGGACGTGTGTCTCTGGGCCACGAATCATCTCGAGGCCGATCTCTCGGTGGAGGCGCTGGCGAACCGGACGAACATGAGTCCGCGCCAGTTTGCCCGCCGCTTTCGCGCCGCCGTCGGCATGACGCCCGGGCGCTTCATCATGAGATTGCGCCTCGATCGCGCCCGCACGGCGCTCGCCGGAGGACGCGTGAGCATCAAACGCGTGGCCGGCAGTGCGGGCTTTCAGAGCGTGGACGGATTCCGTCGCGCCTTCGAACGGGAGCTCGGGGTGAGCCCGAGCGAGTATCAGCAGCGCTTTGCAAACCGGAAGCCACGATGA
- a CDS encoding heavy metal-binding domain-containing protein: MTTRREFLRHAAILGGGAVWQPSSVPVLQGRHAGLAAWICPPCGCAMDGRVFDAPGKCPACGMNLVEQRAAPLPFEPERLEPGRGAFLTRGGIGHESHRITVAYYIPTRFTPQSRVLLVLPGSGRDAADYREPWVARAEEANVLVAALGYPETMYDIAAYQMGGVISNLVLRNMPSSPDGKPPTVLRLRDEDITFTVNPRRETWIFPDFDRIFGLLVKATGSTAMHYDMFGHSAGAQILHRLALLHPHSKARRLMAANAGLYTMPSLDEPQLAGLAGTGITRSELASAFGVQLHVLLGELDNDGERGGIHLHTPTLDRYGVSRLERGRYFFAEGQRAARSMNVPLAWRLGVIPGIGHDHERMGAAAARELYGAPTSSGRTPPSSSRRTSMTNTLPLNRAFTFPCRV, translated from the coding sequence ATGACCACACGTCGGGAATTCCTACGACACGCCGCCATCCTCGGCGGCGGCGCGGTATGGCAACCATCGAGCGTCCCTGTCCTGCAGGGGCGCCACGCAGGCCTCGCCGCCTGGATATGTCCACCTTGTGGTTGCGCGATGGATGGCCGCGTGTTCGATGCGCCGGGGAAATGTCCTGCCTGCGGGATGAATCTCGTGGAGCAACGGGCCGCGCCACTGCCGTTCGAACCGGAGAGACTCGAACCGGGACGCGGCGCCTTCCTCACGAGGGGCGGCATCGGTCATGAGTCCCATCGCATCACCGTGGCCTACTACATACCCACGCGCTTCACACCGCAGTCGCGTGTGTTGCTGGTGCTGCCGGGCTCGGGCCGCGATGCGGCGGATTATCGGGAACCATGGGTCGCACGCGCCGAGGAGGCCAATGTGCTCGTGGCGGCACTTGGCTATCCCGAGACCATGTATGACATCGCCGCCTACCAGATGGGCGGCGTGATCAGCAATCTCGTCTTGCGCAACATGCCATCGTCGCCCGATGGGAAGCCACCGACCGTGCTGCGGCTGCGCGACGAAGACATCACTTTCACGGTGAACCCGCGACGCGAGACATGGATATTCCCCGACTTCGACAGAATCTTCGGGCTGCTGGTGAAAGCCACGGGGTCGACGGCCATGCACTACGATATGTTCGGCCACTCCGCCGGCGCGCAGATCCTGCATCGGCTGGCGCTGTTGCATCCACATTCGAAGGCGCGGCGACTGATGGCGGCCAATGCCGGACTCTACACCATGCCGTCACTCGACGAGCCGCAACTGGCCGGTCTCGCCGGTACCGGCATCACGCGCAGCGAGCTCGCGTCTGCGTTCGGCGTGCAGCTTCATGTGCTGCTGGGAGAACTCGACAACGACGGCGAGCGCGGCGGCATTCATCTGCATACGCCGACACTCGACCGATATGGCGTCAGTCGTCTCGAGCGTGGCCGGTACTTCTTTGCCGAGGGCCAACGTGCGGCCCGGAGCATGAACGTGCCGCTTGCCTGGCGCCTCGGTGTGATTCCAGGAATCGGGCACGACCATGAACGCATGGGAGCGGCCGCAGCACGGGAACTCTATGGCGCGCCGACGTCCAGCGGGCGCACCCCTCCATCCTCCAGCAGACGGACATCGATGACGAACACCTTGCCGTTGAACCGGGCGTTCACCTTTCCCTGCAGGGTGTGA
- a CDS encoding mechanosensitive ion channel domain-containing protein, which yields MRDRLPVGLQHWMGTFVTIGEILLIVLLAWALRLMVHRLIRRVNAKYNLPPHALPGARRVAGMLINAAALLLILQRLGVSGTVLWTAFSGFAAVGAVAFFAAWSVLSNIFCMILIFSTNPFRIDDHIEVLENGEKPGFKGRVIDINLIFTTLEEIAHDPAGGQSATGTVLQIPNSLFFQRAMRRWRGNESSVLRRLVTPTKESPEA from the coding sequence ATGAGAGATCGACTGCCCGTGGGACTGCAGCATTGGATGGGAACATTCGTGACGATCGGCGAGATTCTGCTGATCGTCCTGTTGGCGTGGGCGTTGCGGCTGATGGTGCACCGGCTCATCCGCCGTGTGAACGCGAAGTACAATCTGCCGCCGCATGCCCTGCCGGGCGCACGTCGGGTTGCCGGCATGCTCATCAACGCCGCAGCCCTGCTGCTCATCCTGCAACGGCTGGGTGTCTCGGGGACTGTTCTGTGGACGGCTTTCAGTGGATTCGCCGCCGTCGGTGCCGTGGCGTTCTTTGCCGCGTGGAGCGTGCTGTCCAACATCTTCTGCATGATCCTGATCTTCTCCACGAATCCGTTCCGCATCGACGATCACATCGAGGTGCTGGAGAACGGGGAGAAGCCCGGTTTCAAGGGACGGGTGATCGACATCAATCTCATTTTCACGACCCTCGAAGAGATCGCGCACGATCCGGCGGGCGGGCAGTCGGCCACCGGCACGGTGCTGCAGATCCCCAACAGTCTTTTTTTCCAGCGTGCCATGCGTCGGTGGCGCGGCAATGAATCGTCGGTGCTTCGGCGTCTGGTGACGCCTACGAAGGAGAGTCCGGAAGCCTGA
- a CDS encoding DMT family transporter, translated as MTHATPSLPVVPRLEAWRAAAKGDFGLIVVPGVIWGASFLFIAEGLHATGPHGVAFFRILAGFLTLLAFPAARTPIAWEAWPRIALLGVLWMAIPLTLFPYAEQRISSAMAGMLNGAVPLFATAIAALLARRAPSRTVLTGLAVGMSGVVLVALPNLRDGGAHLDGVLLVLVAITLYGISINIARPLQMEYGALPVLVRALGFAAVLTAPLGIPEVLHGTWTLMPLVSLLTLGMLGTGIAYVIGTVAAGRLGAARASASIFITAPVALLLGMLVLHEHVAVLSIVGAITCIAGAMIIRRPDA; from the coding sequence ATGACTCATGCAACTCCTTCATTGCCCGTCGTCCCCCGCCTGGAGGCCTGGCGTGCGGCCGCCAAGGGTGATTTCGGCCTCATTGTCGTCCCCGGTGTCATCTGGGGCGCTTCGTTCCTGTTCATCGCCGAGGGGCTTCACGCGACCGGTCCGCATGGAGTGGCGTTTTTCCGTATTCTGGCGGGATTCCTCACATTGCTCGCCTTTCCGGCGGCGCGCACACCCATCGCCTGGGAGGCGTGGCCGCGCATCGCCCTGCTGGGAGTCCTGTGGATGGCGATTCCGCTCACGTTGTTCCCCTATGCTGAACAGCGCATCTCCTCGGCCATGGCGGGGATGCTGAATGGTGCGGTCCCGCTTTTTGCAACGGCGATCGCCGCGCTGCTCGCCCGTCGCGCGCCATCGCGTACGGTCCTGACCGGTCTGGCGGTGGGCATGTCCGGCGTGGTGCTGGTGGCGCTGCCCAATCTGCGGGACGGCGGTGCGCACCTGGATGGTGTGCTGCTCGTGCTGGTGGCCATCACACTGTACGGCATCTCCATCAACATCGCGCGGCCGCTGCAGATGGAATACGGCGCCTTGCCGGTGCTGGTGCGTGCGCTGGGATTCGCCGCCGTCCTGACCGCGCCACTGGGCATTCCCGAGGTGCTGCATGGCACCTGGACCCTCATGCCACTCGTCTCGTTGCTCACGCTGGGCATGCTGGGCACCGGTATTGCCTACGTCATCGGGACGGTGGCCGCTGGCCGCCTCGGCGCAGCCCGTGCGTCGGCGTCCATCTTCATCACCGCTCCGGTGGCCCTGCTGCTCGGGATGCTCGTGTTGCACGAGCATGTGGCCGTGTTGTCCATCGTGGGAGCGATCACCTGCATCGCTGGAGCGATGATCATCCGGCGTCCGGACGCGTAG